Sequence from the Thermotoga sp. genome:
GCATTCAGAATCACCGAACCTCTGCAGCAGGGAAAGGTTAAACTGAACGTCAAAGACTTCGTTGATAAGACCAAGGAGATAATAGAAAAGCATGGTCGTATTGAGAACTTTGATGAAATGTACCTCTGCGACTGGGAGATAGGAACAGAATTTGGAGACCCAAATACCACAAATGCGAAGTTTGGATGGACGTTCAACGAGCTTATAATTGAATGGTAATAATGAAAAGGAAAAAGACTGAAGAGGGAGGTTCACCTCCCTCTTTTTTGCTGAGTAAAACTGTTTAGATGTTTGTGATAGAATACCTGTGGAGGTGACCAACATGAAAATCCTTCTCATTAATCCATACAGCGGCGGGTATTACTATAGACTCGGGGCGGTTTATCCTCCCCTCGGTCTCATGTACATTTGCTCTGTTCTCAAAGAGAAAGGGCACAGCGTGAATCTTGTGGATATGAACGTGGAGAAGTTCGAGTGGGAAGGTTTCAATTTCAAAGAGTACGATGTGGTAGGAATATCTGTCGATACGGTGCGGTTCCCTATAGCGGAAAAGATTGCAAGAAGGGCAAAGGCTTACGGTACCACGGTAGTAATGGGAGGTCCTCACGCAACGGCTTTCTACAAAGCAATTCTTCAGGAAGGCTTGTGTGATTATGTAGTACTCGGGGAGGGAGAAAGTGCTTTTTCAGATCTTGTAGAAAGTATCGCGAACGGGGAAAAATATCCTCACATACCCGGTGTTGCCTACGTGAAAAACGGAGAAATTGTAATGCTACCTTCTCGATTCATAGAGAATCTGGATGATTTGCCCTTCCCTGACAGGGAGAAAGTTTACCTTTACAGGACAAGGTTCGCTGGCGAAAGAGCAACGAGTTTGATCACTTCAAGAGGTTGTCCCTTCAATTGCGAGTTCTGCAGTGCCTCGCAGTTCATGGGAAGAAGAATCAGATGGAGAAGCGTTGAGAACGTGATCGATGAGCTGAAGATCTTGAAGAAGATGGGATACGGCTCTGTGATCTTCTTCGATGACAACTTCACGATAAGTCCAAAGAGGGTTGTGAATCTGTGTGAAGAGATGTTGAGGAAGGATCTTCGTTTTAAATGGTGGGCGTTTTCGAGAGCGGACGAACTCCTAGGACGAGAAGATATGGTGGAG
This genomic interval carries:
- a CDS encoding radical SAM protein, with the protein product MKILLINPYSGGYYYRLGAVYPPLGLMYICSVLKEKGHSVNLVDMNVEKFEWEGFNFKEYDVVGISVDTVRFPIAEKIARRAKAYGTTVVMGGPHATAFYKAILQEGLCDYVVLGEGESAFSDLVESIANGEKYPHIPGVAYVKNGEIVMLPSRFIENLDDLPFPDREKVYLYRTRFAGERATSLITSRGCPFNCEFCSASQFMGRRIRWRSVENVIDELKILKKMGYGSVIFFDDNFTISPKRVVNLCEEMLRKDLRFKWWAFSRADELLGREDMVEAMSKAGCKMLFIGFESADDEVLEEYGKNLKSGIAFDVVRLLKKYKIDVFASFVIGALKDTKKTIEKTVKFARKLKASIVQFSILTPYPGTALFEKLKHLIVERDWRKFDGTHLVFRHPNFSPKELKKLFIRAYYAVYTSPRLIFRRGIPFLIRLLAHKEAYSL